The sequence TCCCTCCCGATCGTGTCCATGGGGGTCATGAACTCCAACAACGAGAATCTGATCAAGGCCGCCCTGGACGGCGGCATCATGATGCTCGATACCGCCAACGGCTACCAGCGCGGGACCAACGAAACCGTCATCGGCGGCGTCCTGAAAGGCCGTCCGCGCGATTCTTACTTCCTGGCCACCAAAGTCCCCGGCGAACCCCGCGACCGGCAGACGGGCAATTTCTCGGCCGAGACGACGGCCGAAGCCTGGCTCCAGAAGTTCGACGTCAGCCTGCAGCGCCTGGGCCTCGACTATGTCGACATCGTCTACCTGCACAACGTCCAGACTCGGGAGGCCGTTCTGTTCGAGCCCCTGATGAAAGCGCTCGAATCGGTCAAGAAGGCGGGCAAGGCCCGCTTCATAGGCGTCTCGTCCCATAGCAACGAACAGGATGTCGTCCGGGCCGCGATCGAAGGCAAGCTCCACGACGTCGTCCTGGTCGGCTACAACTTCCGCAAGACCAACCTGATTCAATTGGACGCCGCCATCGCCGAGGCGGCCAAAGCCGGAATCGGCATCGTGGCCATGAAGACCCTGGCCGGCGGATTCTGGGACCGCGAGCGCAAAGAGCCGATCAACGTCAAGGCGGCCCTGAAATGGGCCTTGAGCAATCCCCACATCACCACGGCCATCCCCGGCATGACGTCGTTCGACCAGCTCGAGCTCAACATGCAGGTCATGAAGGACGCCGCACTGACGGCCCAGGAGAAGGCGGACCTCAAGCTCATCGAGCCCCAGGCCGGCGGCGGGCTCTACTGCCAAGGCTGCAACGAATGCGCGGGCCAGTGCCCGAATAACCTGCCCGTCCCCTCGCTGATGCGGGGTTACATGTACGCCTACGGCTACCGCAATCTGGGCGAGGCTTATGATCTGGTCTCGTCCCTCGGCGTGTCCGAATCACCCTGCTCCGACTGCTCCCGCTGCGCCGTCAAGTGCGCCATGGGCTTCGACGTCAAGGAGCGAGCTTCGGCCCTGGCCCGGTTGCAGGCCGCCCCCGGAGAATTCTTCGGATAAAATAAAAGAGGGGTCAGGTCTCAACATTCAACATTTCTTCCTTAGGCACGGCATCGTCAGGTAGATGAAATGCTGAATGTTGAGACCTGACCCCTCTCATTTTAGGGCGGCGGCGAAAAGACCGGCCGCCCGCCCGATCGACCAGGCCCGGGCCGTTTCCTCCCCGCCGGCAATCAGCGTCCGGCGCAGAACGGGATCATCCAAGAGCGTCTCGATCCGATCCGTCATCCCATCGACGTCCCCGGGATCAACGATCAGGGCGTTGGCTCCGTTCCGCCCGTATTCGGGAATCGCCCCCACGCGCGTCGTGACCACGGGACAGCCACAGGCCATCGCCTCGAGCGGAGGCAGCCCGAACCCTTCATAGCCGCTCGTGTATAGAAAAACAGAAGCAGAGGAGTAGAGGAGCCTCAGGGTGGAGTCGTTGGGATGAAGCAGGAAGGGGAATCGATCGGGCCAATCCGCGGGCTTGACCGTCCCGCATGCCAGGAGACGGAATTCCGGACGGCGTTCGGCCAGAAGGGAATAAACCGCCTGCCCATCCCGCCCGCCTTTGTGGGCAGCCGGGTGGACGATCATCAGGACCGTGTCCAGACGGCTCTCTCCGTCCGGGAAAAAGACTTCGGGATCCACTCCGGCGGGAACCACTTCCCGAATTTCCGCCCCAAACTCCGATTCGATTTGCGCCCTCACGGCTTGTGACAAAGCCAAACGGCGGAGGGGCAGGCGATAAACGCTTCGGATCGTTTTTTCCGATCCCGTCCCGGCTTCGTGATGCATCAGGAGATGAACGCCGCGGCCTTTGCGCGGCGCGAGCCCGGCGACATCCAAAGCGGTCGGCCAGGAAGTGGCCACCACGACGTCCGCATCCGGGAGATAGGCGTTCCCGATGCGGGGCACGCGGCGGAGCGGCGCTCGCAGCGAAAACCAGGGAGCGCCGGGCGGGACGGTTCGCGTTCGCCTAAATTCTGCCCGCCATTCGCGGCGGGAATAGTGGAACCGGTAGGGCCGGCGCGGATAAACGACGAGAACGCGGTGCCCCGCGTCATGGAGCCGGTCGGCAAGCTGCAGGACCAGCCTGACTCCGCCGGTCCGGGCGACAAACGGAAGGACGAATGTTACTCGCATGGCGGCTTATCCCCCATCCGAAGCGGCCACGGACCGCGCCGCCGCCATTCCGCGACCATCTCCTCGGCTCGCCGGCGCCCGGCCGCCCGGAAGGAAGCCTGCTCTTCCGGAGTCAGGGATACGGCCCGGCGCAGTGCGGCTTCAATGTCGCCGTCACTGACGGGATCGAACAGAATCCCCGCCTCGCCCAGGACCTCCAGGAGCGAACTGGACCGCGAGGCCGCCACCACGGCTTCGCTGGCCATGGCCTCCAGCACGGGCAAACCGAAGCCCTCATACAGACTGGGATAAACAAACGCCGCAGCATGATGATAAAGCGACGGCAGGTGCTCGAGGGGGACGAACCCCAGGCGCCGGATGAAGGGACGGGCCTCGCTCTCGTCAAGAAAGCGGTCAAAGCCCTCGTCCCAACCCGGCGGACCGACCAGGGCCAGGATCGGCCCGCCGAGGCGGGCTTGGCGCAAGCGCTCGAAGGCCCGCACCAATCGACGCAGATTCTTGCGCGGCTCGATGGTCGACACGGAGAGAAGATATCCCGGCTCCAGGCCATAGCCGCGAAGGACATCGGGGGATCGGTGTGAAGAAAAAAAGGCCGGGTGAATGAACGAAGGCGCAATAGAGACGCGCTCTCGGGGCACGCCCAATCGCTCCACGATATCCTTCCGGCTGTGCTCCGAGACAGTGGCCAGGGTGCCGGCATAGCGCAGGGCGTAGGCCAGATATTCATCGAATTCGCGGACGTTGGCTTCGGTGTGCCATTCCGGCCCGATCCGCGTCGTCAAATCCGGGACGAAGGCGATACGGCGGGAGCGGCGAAAGCGGAATCTCCCGCGCCAAGTGATGATCTCGATCACTGGCCCCCGCCATCCCCGCCGGCGCGGAACCCACCATCCGTTGTGGATGAGGAGCGCGGCTCTCTGAAACAGCGGCGGCCGCGGCGGGCCGCCGCGGCGCCGGATCTGCCGGGATCGAAGCCTATCCGCCAGAAAGAGGGCTTGAAGCAGGGCCCACCCTGCGCCCAGATAGGCTAACGGCCGAAGAAAGGAAAACATCCCGGCCAGAATCAGGCTCGCCGCGCCCAAGCCGGATAATATCTGAACGACCGGCCGGGCTACGGACTCATAGAAGGCCGCCCAATGGGATCGCCCGAACAGGACCCGGCGGAGCCGAAGGCGGCCAGCCGGCGGGCCCAGCGATTCTCGGAGCGCTCGGCGGCCGCCGGCGGCGATAGAAACTCGGATGATCGGGGCGCCTGGCCCCTCGACGATCAGGGATCGGATAAGCTCGGTGACGAAGGTGAAATACCCCGTCCGCTCATCCCCGAGCGGCGTGCCGTCGATATGGATCCGGGTGGGGCCGGCCGATCGGCCGCGGAGAGTCTCCGCGATCCGCACCAGACGATTCCCGATCCGGACGATCACGGACAAAGCCCGCCCGGCGGCGTTCCGGACAGAGCTCGGCGTCCCTCGGCGGAGGAGAAGACAATGGGCGGCGTCGGTGATCCGGTCGGGGACTCGGAAAGCGCCGAAGGCGACGCGGGCGGCCGCCCCGTATCGGCGGTGCCGAAGGAGGCGGAGGCCGCACTCGTAGTGCTGGCCCAGGAGATAATCGCCCACCGCGATCCGGAGACTCGGGGGAAGGGAGAGGTCCGTCGACCGCGGCCGCAGCAGGGCCATCTGCTCGGCCAAGGCGGTCTCGGGTTGGGCTTGGGTAAACTGCCCGGCGTGAATACGGCGGAACGACCACGGCTCGGGAATCCGCGACAAGCGCCGGCAGCGGGCGATCCGCAGCCACAGATCCAAGTCTTCGACATAGTGGAACCTGGGGTCGAAATTCCCCGCCTCCAGCACCGCGTCCCGCCGAACCATGGCCGCCGAGACGTCGATGAAACACCCGCGCTGAAGCAGCTCGCGCTCGGCCGATCCCGGGCCGAGATCGAGGCTGCGAAGATCGAACCGGTCGGACCACAGACCGAAAGGGGCACCCGCCTCGTCCATCAAGCGGGCGTCGGAAAAGACGATCGCCGCCTCGGGGCGAGACTCCGCCGCCTCCAAAAAACGCTCCAGCTTGCGAGGCGCCCAGACGTCGTCCTGATCGAGGAAGGCGATCCATTCGCCCCTCGCCCGGGAGACGGCCAGGGCTCGGGCCGCGCCCAGCCCGCGGTGAAGCGTCCGCACGACGGTCAGGCGCGGATCGCGGATCCAGGCTTCGAGAAACGCGCCGGCGCCGTCGGTCGATCCGTCGTCGACGACGAGGAGCTCGAAATCGGACACGGTTTGGGCCAGGACCGAGGCGAGCGCCTCGCCGATGAACGCCGATCCGTTATACAAGCAGACGGCGGCGGTGACAGGGAAGGGGTCAGGCCTCAACATTCGACATGTCGTCCTTGAGTATGAAACGCCTTATGCAGGTGAAATGTCTAATGTTGAGACCTGACCCCTCTTATTCTTCGGCAGGTTTGAAGCCGGACGGACGGACCTTGTGATCGAGGACGTAAATCAAAAAGCCGAGGCCGGTGATCGCGATTCCGGCGATCGACTCCTTGGGCCGATAGAGCAGGCCGTACACCATGATGTAGGCCTGAATGAGCAGAAACAGAACCGGCACGACCGGGTAGCCGATGGTCCGGTAGGGCCGCGGCAGATCGGGCCGTTTGCGGCGCATGATCATCACCCCCAGGACCGTCAGGAAGGTGAAGAGGTTCAGGGTGAATCCGACGAAGACGATGACCTGGTCGAAAGTCGCGGTGACGACATAGAGGGCCGAGATCAATCCCTGCACGACAATGGCCACTGCCGGGATGTCCTTGCGGGTGCTCCGGGCCAGGCCCCGGAACAGCCAGTAATCCTCGCCCAGCACCTTGGACAGCCGCGGTCCGGCGATGATCATGGCGCTGATGCTGGACAGCAGGAGGAATGCGATCAGGCCGCCCATGATCCGGCCGCCCTGGGCGCCGAAGACGTGGCCGGCGAAGATGTAGCCGACTTCGACCTTGCCCACCATCTCGGCCAGGGGCACCGTATAGAGAAAGACGAAGTTCAACAGGACGTAGATGACCACCACGAACAGCGTCCCGGTGATCAGGCTGCGGGGCAGATTCTTCTTCGGGTCCCGGATCTCGCCCGCGACGTAGGCGGCCGCGTTCCAGCCCGAATAGGCGAAGGTGACGAAGTACATCGAGACGGCGAAGGCCGGGCTCAAGATGTCCTTCCAGGCCGCCGCCCCGGCCGCGAACGACAGGCCGGCCGGCTTGCCCACGGCGAGGCCCAGGGCGATCAGGACGAAGATGAAGACGACCTTGAAGGTCGTGATGATGTTCTGGAAGCGCGCCCCGACGACCTTGTCCAGGCTGTGGACGGCGGTCAGGGCGGCAATGACGGCGATGGCGATCCAGGACGACGTGCCCAGGACCGGCAAGAAGGACAGACGCTCGGGCAGGGCCAGCGCACTTCCCGCATAGCGGCCCAGGGCTATGGCCGCCGCCGCCACCGGGGCGGCGAACCCGACCAGGATGGAGATCCAGCCGGCCAGAAATCCGACGGCCGGGTGGAACATCCGGGTCAGGTAGTGGTACTCTCCGCCGCAGCGCGGGAAGAGGACGCCGGCTTCGGAATAGGTCAGCGCTCCGAGCAGGGCGATCAATCCGCCCAGCCCCCACAGCATCAGCAGGGCCAGGCCGGAGGACAGGCCCGCGACCTGGAATCCAAGGCTGGTGAAGACGCCGGTCCCCACCATATTGGCGATGACCAGCGCCGTGGCCGTGGACAGTCCGAATTTGACCGGCTTCACCTCGCTCCCCCGCTCGCGGGGGCGATCTTGCGCTGGAAGTACAGGATCGAATCCTTGTTAGTGCTCCAATGATAGCCGAGATGGAAGGGCAGCTTGCGGAGGTCCGACGCCGGATCGGCGTAGGCCGCCTTGAGGTCCTTCTGCTCGACGCCGGAGAAATCCTTGACCGGCTTGATGTACTCGCCGTAGAGACGGGCCTGCCAGATCTCGGGCTTGAAGTAGCGGTAGGGGATGCCCGTGTCGTCCTCCAGAACGAACCGGCTCTTATCCAGGATGAGGTTGCGGATGTTGGCGAACGTCTTGTAGTGCATCAGGTAGGAGGCCGACTTGACGTAAGTGGACTCGAAGGGGATGGCGGCCAAGTGCTTATACAGGACGGAATCGAGCTTAAAAACGTCGTCGACCAGGTCGCAGGAGAAGTAATAGAGAGACTTGGGGGAGCCGCCCGCTTCCGCACGGAACTCGATCTTGGCACCGTAAGGCCGGCGCTGCTTCTTGGCCGGGACGGCAAAATCGCTCTCCAGCAGCTCGCCGGTGTCAAGAAACTCGCAGCGCTTGACGGCCAGGATATGATTCCCGGTCCTCTCCAGAAACAGGCACAGGATGGGCAGGACTCCGTCCACCTTGTCGCCGCCGAAAGCGGTGTTCATGTTCTTGGTGATGAAGTAGCTCTTGTTGAAGAAATCCGAGAGCGCCGCGGAGACGTTGCGGGTGTACGCGGCAGCCCGCTCGGGCTTGAAAGAGGTGAAGGCGGGCAGCCGGCCGACGAATTCCAGGCCGAGCAGGATGTGGGTCTCCGCCTCCGGGAACAGCACGAAGGAGGTCAGGATGTCCGGGCCGCCGAAGGGGTAGAACAGGATCTTGGTCGCAGCCCGGGCCTCGGCCATCTCGCCGGAGGCCCATTCCCGCATCGGCTTCAGGCGCTTGGTCTCCAAGTCGGCCCAGTTGCGGTCCATGGCGGCCATGAACTCCTTGCCTTCGGGCGTCTCCTGCAGCTTGCGGAGGCTCTCGGACTCGCAGGGCAGGCCGCTTAAAAAGCGGGCCGTTTCCTCGAACGAGATGGCGGGCGCAGCCGCGGCGGCTTGGGCTCGGCGCCCCGGCG is a genomic window of Candidatus Aminicenantes bacterium containing:
- a CDS encoding aldo/keto reductase; this translates as MSEYTKTLGRRSFLRSGLIGAAGLGTLASIPSALGARQKPYMAPAGKAKESGFLTRPLGKTGVSLPIVSMGVMNSNNENLIKAALDGGIMMLDTANGYQRGTNETVIGGVLKGRPRDSYFLATKVPGEPRDRQTGNFSAETTAEAWLQKFDVSLQRLGLDYVDIVYLHNVQTREAVLFEPLMKALESVKKAGKARFIGVSSHSNEQDVVRAAIEGKLHDVVLVGYNFRKTNLIQLDAAIAEAAKAGIGIVAMKTLAGGFWDRERKEPINVKAALKWALSNPHITTAIPGMTSFDQLELNMQVMKDAALTAQEKADLKLIEPQAGGGLYCQGCNECAGQCPNNLPVPSLMRGYMYAYGYRNLGEAYDLVSSLGVSESPCSDCSRCAVKCAMGFDVKERASALARLQAAPGEFFG
- a CDS encoding glycosyltransferase family 4 protein produces the protein MRVTFVLPFVARTGGVRLVLQLADRLHDAGHRVLVVYPRRPYRFHYSRREWRAEFRRTRTVPPGAPWFSLRAPLRRVPRIGNAYLPDADVVVATSWPTALDVAGLAPRKGRGVHLLMHHEAGTGSEKTIRSVYRLPLRRLALSQAVRAQIESEFGAEIREVVPAGVDPEVFFPDGESRLDTVLMIVHPAAHKGGRDGQAVYSLLAERRPEFRLLACGTVKPADWPDRFPFLLHPNDSTLRLLYSSASVFLYTSGYEGFGLPPLEAMACGCPVVTTRVGAIPEYGRNGANALIVDPGDVDGMTDRIETLLDDPVLRRTLIAGGEETARAWSIGRAAGLFAAALK
- a CDS encoding glycosyltransferase, whose protein sequence is MLRPDPFPVTAAVCLYNGSAFIGEALASVLAQTVSDFELLVVDDGSTDGAGAFLEAWIRDPRLTVVRTLHRGLGAARALAVSRARGEWIAFLDQDDVWAPRKLERFLEAAESRPEAAIVFSDARLMDEAGAPFGLWSDRFDLRSLDLGPGSAERELLQRGCFIDVSAAMVRRDAVLEAGNFDPRFHYVEDLDLWLRIARCRRLSRIPEPWSFRRIHAGQFTQAQPETALAEQMALLRPRSTDLSLPPSLRIAVGDYLLGQHYECGLRLLRHRRYGAAARVAFGAFRVPDRITDAAHCLLLRRGTPSSVRNAAGRALSVIVRIGNRLVRIAETLRGRSAGPTRIHIDGTPLGDERTGYFTFVTELIRSLIVEGPGAPIIRVSIAAGGRRALRESLGPPAGRLRLRRVLFGRSHWAAFYESVARPVVQILSGLGAASLILAGMFSFLRPLAYLGAGWALLQALFLADRLRSRQIRRRGGPPRPPLFQRAALLIHNGWWVPRRRGWRGPVIEIITWRGRFRFRRSRRIAFVPDLTTRIGPEWHTEANVREFDEYLAYALRYAGTLATVSEHSRKDIVERLGVPRERVSIAPSFIHPAFFSSHRSPDVLRGYGLEPGYLLSVSTIEPRKNLRRLVRAFERLRQARLGGPILALVGPPGWDEGFDRFLDESEARPFIRRLGFVPLEHLPSLYHHAAAFVYPSLYEGFGLPVLEAMASEAVVAASRSSSLLEVLGEAGILFDPVSDGDIEAALRRAVSLTPEEQASFRAAGRRRAEEMVAEWRRRGPWPLRMGDKPPCE
- a CDS encoding amino acid permease, which codes for MKPVKFGLSTATALVIANMVGTGVFTSLGFQVAGLSSGLALLMLWGLGGLIALLGALTYSEAGVLFPRCGGEYHYLTRMFHPAVGFLAGWISILVGFAAPVAAAAIALGRYAGSALALPERLSFLPVLGTSSWIAIAVIAALTAVHSLDKVVGARFQNIITTFKVVFIFVLIALGLAVGKPAGLSFAAGAAAWKDILSPAFAVSMYFVTFAYSGWNAAAYVAGEIRDPKKNLPRSLITGTLFVVVIYVLLNFVFLYTVPLAEMVGKVEVGYIFAGHVFGAQGGRIMGGLIAFLLLSSISAMIIAGPRLSKVLGEDYWLFRGLARSTRKDIPAVAIVVQGLISALYVVTATFDQVIVFVGFTLNLFTFLTVLGVMIMRRKRPDLPRPYRTIGYPVVPVLFLLIQAYIMVYGLLYRPKESIAGIAITGLGFLIYVLDHKVRPSGFKPAEE